Proteins encoded by one window of Arachis ipaensis cultivar K30076 chromosome B04, Araip1.1, whole genome shotgun sequence:
- the LOC107639466 gene encoding pentatricopeptide repeat-containing protein At5g65560 — translation MRHILTLFTDAILSSHLKRPFSSIISLPQLGSTVHPHPPDFPSQLLTILSHPNWQNHPSLNTLVPSLTPSHVSWLFSHNLPPKTALGFFNWVSNKQPGFRHNATSYALLLTILVRNGSLHFAESVRISMIKSAKSEEDVRFVLDFLKKLDLGDGGGRFTFKLNVKCYNLILMSLSKFGLIDEMRMLYLKMLDDMVLPNIYTFNTMVNGYCKLGDLSEANVYVNKIVEAGLSLDTFTYTSLILGHCRNKDVDGAYKVFEIMPRKGCRRNEVSYTTLIQGLCEIGRIGEALKLFAQMGEDNCSPTVRTYTVLICALCDLGRKMDALKLFEEMSGRGCEPNAHTYTVLIDCYCKESNADDAWKILNQMLKRGLVPSVVTFNALIDGYCKLGRTADALQILNLMESNNCNPNARTYNELICGFCKVKEVHRAMWLLNKMIERNLSPTIVTYNSLIYGQCKAGHLDSAYRLLNLIKENGLVPDQWTYSIFIDTLCKQGRVEEAHKFFKSFKEKDLKANEVMYTVLIHGYCKVGKVDDAHSLFKIMLAEECLPNTITFNILIDSLCTEKKVHEALQLMDEMIKLNLDPTVEIYTNIISEMLKEGDFDHADMILNKMISSGCKPDVFTYTTFVHAYCSQGRLEEAENVVAKMKEDGILPDSLTYTFLIDGYGCMQLIDCSFGVLKRMFDAGCEPSHYTYAFLLKQLAKKMQTIKDGCAVEGSFVPGVVPKGIASVWNVIDLDITSLLFEKMVEHGCKPNVNTYSKLIIGLCKVDRLNVAFRLLNDMQEAGISPSEIVYNELLSCCCRLEVYDKALSILDAMVENGYLAHLESYKVLICGLCDEGRKDKAKSLFHTLLCSQYNHDEMAWKVLIDGLLKRGYNDEYSMFLSLTQKMGCQFHPSTYAMLIDGLDGT, via the coding sequence ATGAGACACATCTTGACCTTATTCACAGATGCCATTTTGTCTTCTCACCTCAAAAGGCCTTTCTCTTCAATCATTTCTCTTCCCCAACTCGGTTCCACTGTGCACCCTCATCCACCTGATTTCCCCTCCCAGCTCCTCACAATCCTTTCTCATCCAAATTGGCAAAACCACCCTTCACTCAACACACTTGTCCCTTCTCTCACACCTTCACATGTCTCTTGGCTCTTCTCTCACAACCTCCCCCCCAAAACCGCATTGGGTTTCTTCAATTGGGTTTCAAACAAACAACCCGGTTTCAGGCACAATGCAACTTCCTATGCCTTGTTGCTCACCATTTTAGTGCGTAATGGCTCACTGCATTTCGCTGAGAGTGTTCGCATCTCAATGATTAAGTCCGCAAAATCTGAAGAAGATGTGAGGTTTGTGCTTGACTTCTTGAAAAAATTGGATTTGGGTGATGGTGGTGGGAGGTTTACATTCAAGCTCAATGTTAAATGTTATAATTTGATTCTAATGTCGTTGTCGAAATTCGGGTTGATTGATGAGATGAGGATGTTGTACCTAAAGATGTTGGATGATATGGTTTTGCCAAATATTTATACTTTCAATACAATGGTGAATGGTTATTGCAAGTTAGGAGATTTGTCTGAGGCAAATGTGTATGTGAATAAGATTGTGGAGGCTGGTCTCTCTCTGGATACGTTCACTTACACTTCTTTGATCTTGGGCCACTGTAGGAACAAAGATGTGGATGGCGCTTACAAGGTGTTTGAGATTATGCCGCGTAAGGGTTGTCGAAGGAACGAGGTTTCGTACACGACTCTCATACAGGGGCTTTGTGAAATAGGGAGGATTGGTGAGGCGTTGAAGTTGTTTGCGCAGATGGGAGAGGATAATTGTTCTCCAACTGTTCGAACGTATACCGTTTTGATATGTGCGTTGTGTGATTTAGGTAGGAAAATGGATGCACTGAAACTGTTCGAAGAAATGAGTGGAAGAGGTTGTGAACCTAATGCTCATACTTACACTGTGTTAATTGATTGCTACTGTAAGGAAAGTAATGCTGATGATGCCTGGAAAATACTTAATCAGATGTTGAAGAGAGGTTTAGTTCCTAGTGTGGTCACATTCAATGCATTAATTGATGGGTACTGTAAATTGGGAAGAACTGCAGATGCGTTGCAAATTTTGAACCTTATGGAGTCAAATAATTGTAATCCGAATGCTCGTACATACAATGAATTGATCTGTGGGTTTTGTAAAGTAAAAGAAGTGCACCGGGCAATGTGGTTGCTTAATAAAATGATTGAGCGCAACTTATCACCAACCATTGTTACATACAACTCATTAATCTATGGTCAATGTAAAGCGGGTCATTTGGATAGTGCTTATAGGTTGCTTAACTTGATAAAGGAAAATGGCCTTGTTCCTGATCAGTGGACTTACAGCATTTTTATAGATACTCTCTGCAAACAAGGGAGAGTAGAAGAAGCTCATAAATTCTTTAAGTCCTTCAAGGAGAAAGATCTTAAGGCAAATGAAGTTATGTATACTGTTTTGATTCATGGGTATTGCAAAGTTGGGAAGGTTGATGATGCTCATTCTCTCTTCAAAATAATGCTTGCTGAGGAATGTCTACCAAACACAATCACTTTCAATATCTTGATTGACAGCTTGTGCACAGAGAAAAAGGTGCATGAGGCTTTACAGCTTATGGATGAAATGATAAAATTGAATTTAGATCCCACAGTTGAAATATATACAAATATCATCTCTGAAATGTTGAAAGAGGGTGACTTTGATCATGCTGATATGATTCTTAACAAAATGATATCCTCAGGATGTAAGCCTGATGTATTTACTTATACGACATTCGTGCATGCATACTGCAGTCAAGGAAGGTTGGAAGAGGCAGAGAATGTTGTAGCCAAGATGAAGGAGGACGGAATCCTTCCTGATTCATTGACTTACACATTTTtaattgatggatatgggtgcaTGCAATTGATTGATTGCTCCTTTGGTGTTCTCAAGCGAATGTTTGATGCTGGCTGTGAGCCATCTCATTATACATATGCATTTCTCTTAAAGCAATTGGCAAAGAAAATGCAAACTATAAAAGATGGTTGTGCTGTTGAAGGTTCATTTGTTCCTGGTGTTGTTCCAAAAGGTATAGCAAGTGTTTGGAATGTAATTGATCTCGATATCACATCTCTACTGTTTGAAAAGATGGTTGAACATGGTTGCAAACCTAATGTCAATACCTACAGCAAGCTTATTATAGGACTCTGCAAGGTGGATCGCTTGAATGTGGCATTTAGATTATTGAATGACATGCAAGAAGCTGGAATATCTCCTAGTGAGATTGTTTACAATGAACTTCTTAGCTGTTGCTGCAGGTTGGAAGTGTATGACAAAGCATTGAGCATTTTAGATGCCATGGTTGAGAATGGCTATTTGGCACATTTAGAATCCTACAAGGTTCTTATTTGCGGGCTATGTGATGAAGGGAGAAAAGACAAGGCTAAATCACTATTTCATACTTTGCTTTGTAGTCAGTATAATCATGATGAAATGGCTTGGAAAGTTCTGATTGATGGTTTACTTAAGAGGGGTTATAATGACGAATACTCAATGTTTCTGAGTCTCACACAGAAAATGGGTTGTCAATTTCATCCTTCTACATATGCAATGTTGATCGATGGACTTGATGGTACATAA